In Desulfosediminicola ganghwensis, a single window of DNA contains:
- a CDS encoding exodeoxyribonuclease VII small subunit, with protein MAKKTFEAALSRLEQITQELEEGELSLDKSLKKFDEGIQLAKFCNEQLDQAKAKVELLLEKDGEIEAVPFTESNSEHQDLPE; from the coding sequence ATGGCAAAAAAAACATTTGAAGCCGCACTCTCGCGTCTTGAGCAGATCACTCAGGAGCTGGAAGAAGGTGAATTGAGCCTCGACAAGAGCCTCAAAAAATTTGACGAAGGTATTCAGCTGGCAAAGTTCTGCAATGAACAACTCGACCAGGCCAAGGCCAAGGTAGAACTGTTGCTTGAGAAAGACGGAGAAATAGAAGCTGTACCATTTACAGAGAGCAACAGTGAACATCAAGACCTACCTGAGTAA
- the hslU gene encoding ATP-dependent protease ATPase subunit HslU, with product MKPNDSLTPKEILAELDKYIIGQADAKRSVAIALRNRWRRRQVPSPLREEIMPKNIIMIGPTGVGKTEIARRLATLAQSPFIKVEASKFTEVGYVGRDVESMIRDLVELGISMVKDEEKKRIQGIAEASAEDKILDLLLPPSPASASSTGPDGEGSFTMPDYQLPATSAPAQDNSTREKFRQMLRDGKLDEREVELALEESKSTPTIEIMGTTSGLEDMQNNLQDAFSRMFPRKKKNHKMKIPEAMEALTKEEVERMVDMDKVTKEALRRTEQSGIVFLDEIDKIASRSSGGHGPEVSREGVQRDLLPIVEGATVSTKYGMVKTDHILFIASGAFHVAKPSDLIPELQGRFPIRVEMQSLGRDEFIRILTEPENALTKQYVALMATEGIELLFTPDGIEELADIAVQVNEKTEEIGARRLHTVLERVLDKLSFEASELGNEVFTVTGEYVREQLGDIVQDQDLSRYIL from the coding sequence ATGAAACCAAACGATTCACTTACCCCTAAAGAGATACTGGCAGAGCTGGATAAATACATAATCGGCCAGGCCGATGCCAAGCGATCTGTGGCAATTGCCCTCAGAAACAGATGGCGTAGACGGCAGGTGCCTTCACCATTGCGTGAAGAGATTATGCCGAAAAATATCATTATGATAGGGCCAACCGGTGTCGGTAAGACAGAGATTGCCAGGCGCCTGGCGACTCTCGCGCAATCGCCGTTCATCAAGGTGGAGGCGTCAAAATTCACCGAGGTTGGCTATGTCGGTCGCGATGTCGAGTCGATGATACGAGACCTGGTGGAGTTGGGCATTAGTATGGTCAAGGATGAAGAGAAAAAACGAATTCAGGGTATCGCTGAGGCAAGCGCCGAAGATAAGATCCTTGATCTGCTCCTGCCCCCTAGTCCGGCATCCGCCTCTTCAACCGGGCCGGATGGCGAGGGTTCCTTCACCATGCCTGATTATCAGCTCCCTGCCACCAGTGCGCCGGCCCAGGATAACTCCACCCGCGAAAAATTCCGTCAGATGTTGCGAGATGGTAAACTCGATGAGCGGGAGGTCGAGCTGGCTTTAGAGGAGTCCAAGTCAACCCCGACAATCGAGATAATGGGAACCACCTCAGGCCTCGAGGATATGCAGAATAACCTCCAGGACGCGTTTTCCAGAATGTTTCCGCGCAAGAAAAAGAATCATAAGATGAAGATTCCCGAGGCGATGGAAGCACTTACCAAGGAAGAAGTGGAGCGAATGGTTGACATGGATAAGGTTACCAAAGAGGCTCTGCGACGAACCGAGCAGTCAGGTATTGTCTTCCTCGACGAGATCGATAAAATCGCTTCCCGCTCATCAGGGGGCCACGGTCCTGAGGTTTCCCGGGAAGGTGTGCAGCGCGATTTACTGCCGATTGTCGAGGGGGCAACTGTTTCCACCAAGTATGGCATGGTAAAGACCGACCACATTCTATTTATCGCCAGTGGTGCCTTCCATGTGGCCAAGCCTTCTGATCTTATTCCTGAGTTGCAGGGACGCTTCCCGATCAGGGTCGAGATGCAGTCTCTTGGCAGGGACGAATTCATCCGTATCCTTACCGAGCCTGAAAATGCTCTCACCAAACAGTATGTAGCTTTGATGGCGACTGAAGGGATCGAGTTGCTGTTCACTCCGGACGGTATCGAAGAGCTGGCCGATATCGCCGTTCAGGTCAATGAGAAAACCGAGGAGATCGGTGCGCGTCGACTGCATACAGTGCTTGAGCGCGTGCTCGATAAACTCTCTTTTGAGGCATCTGAATTGGGCAACGAAGTATTCACTGTCACCGGTGAGTATGTGCGCGAGCAGCTCGGAGATATTGTTCAGGATCAGGACCTGAGCCGATATATTCTGTAA
- the dnaE gene encoding DNA polymerase III subunit alpha, whose translation MSAGFTHLHVHTQYSLLDGAIRLPDLLKKCKEYGMESVAITDHGAMFGALEFYTKAKKAGIKPIVGCELYIAPEDKTFKKPVDGQIAYHIVLLAMNITGYQNLMKMASVAQHEGFYYKPRIDMETLREHNEGVIALTACLHGQIPYLIGKKDMAGARAKTRELLDIFGDRLYFELQENGIPEQDPVNRGLMQLSKEFDVKLVATNDCHYLNREEAHAHEVLLCIQTGKTINDPKRFRFSTDEFYFKSPDTMRKAFSYCPEAIANTQEVAERCNLEIDFGNYYFPDFPVPEGETLDSMFIQACEDGLKKRFAKMRESEEGLTPEKEQEYRKRLDIEIGVINTMGFPGYFLIVADFINWALDNDIPVGPGRGSGAGSLAAYCMGITNLDPMPHGLIFERFLNIERKSMPDFDIDFCMDRRGEVIDYVRKKYGGAKYVAQIVTYGTMKARGVIRDVGRALDIPFSDVDKIAKLVPDQLKMTLEKALIEEPRLQEAANQDPRVNELITVSRTLEGLARHTGTHAAGVVVSPGPMTRFLPTCRGSNEETVTQYDMKHTEMTGLIKFDFLGLKTLTVIDKAVKHIKSDIGIDLDIDTIPLDDSKTFKLLCDGDAQGVFQLESSGMRELLVKMAPEQFSDLVALVALYRPGPLDSGMVDDFVETKHGRATANYPLPQIKPVLEETYGVIVYQEQVMKIANILASYSLGDADILRRAMGKKIPEVMDEEKVKFMKGALANKIDEKKAEYIFDLMAKFAGYGFNKSHSAAYALVSYQTAYLKAHYPAQFMAALLSCDMTNTDKVVMYISECKEHDIEVLPPDVNESFKDFTVIDDRVRFGLAAVKNVGESALDSIIEERESNGKFSSLSNFCNRVDSRRVNSRVIEALIKSGAMDSLGWKRSQYFAIIDKAMEQAKAVQRDLQSGQMSLFGVAQEVGEKTEVNEILPPDIPEWDERTRLAREKETVGFYITGHPLDDALPEIRSVTDADIQGLENWGDEQPVRVGGLIKTCKYHKTKKGDPMAFLTMEDILETVEVVVFPSAYPHCEHLLQSSDPVVVQGTVQQDERGPKILAENIDTLTDAREKYTEMVKVKLDADKISRKQIEQVKKTLYQFHGSCPLRLTLHFPGRGEVDIDPPQDLTIRPCRELTDRMKEILEFNAVSFTRKPIMLTPRKKKQWGNGKPAGN comes from the coding sequence ATGTCTGCAGGTTTTACCCATCTACATGTCCATACCCAGTACAGTCTTCTTGACGGTGCCATCCGCCTTCCTGATCTTTTGAAAAAATGTAAAGAGTACGGTATGGAAAGCGTGGCTATCACCGATCACGGTGCCATGTTCGGCGCGCTTGAATTCTATACTAAGGCCAAAAAGGCAGGCATCAAACCGATAGTTGGTTGCGAGTTATATATCGCCCCGGAAGACAAGACCTTCAAGAAACCGGTTGATGGCCAGATCGCCTACCATATTGTACTGCTGGCCATGAACATCACCGGTTACCAGAACCTCATGAAAATGGCCAGTGTGGCCCAGCATGAAGGTTTTTACTACAAGCCAAGAATCGATATGGAAACCCTGCGAGAGCATAACGAAGGGGTTATCGCACTCACCGCCTGCCTTCATGGCCAGATTCCATATCTCATCGGCAAAAAGGACATGGCAGGAGCACGGGCCAAAACCCGTGAGCTACTGGATATCTTCGGTGACCGGCTCTATTTTGAACTGCAGGAGAACGGTATTCCCGAGCAGGACCCCGTCAACAGGGGGCTCATGCAGCTCAGTAAAGAGTTTGATGTCAAGCTGGTGGCTACCAATGACTGCCACTACCTTAACCGCGAAGAGGCACATGCCCATGAGGTGCTGCTCTGCATCCAGACCGGTAAGACCATCAACGACCCGAAGCGTTTTCGTTTCTCCACCGACGAGTTTTACTTCAAATCTCCGGATACTATGCGCAAGGCCTTCTCCTACTGCCCGGAGGCAATAGCCAACACCCAGGAGGTAGCTGAGCGTTGTAACCTTGAGATAGATTTCGGCAATTACTATTTCCCCGATTTCCCTGTACCTGAGGGAGAGACCCTGGATTCCATGTTCATTCAGGCCTGTGAGGATGGGCTGAAAAAACGATTCGCCAAGATGCGTGAATCAGAAGAGGGCCTCACGCCCGAGAAGGAACAGGAATATCGAAAACGTCTCGATATAGAGATAGGCGTTATCAATACCATGGGTTTTCCCGGCTACTTCCTCATCGTCGCCGACTTCATCAACTGGGCACTCGATAATGATATCCCAGTAGGTCCCGGACGTGGCTCAGGCGCTGGAAGCCTTGCCGCCTACTGTATGGGTATCACCAATCTTGACCCCATGCCCCACGGACTTATTTTTGAGCGTTTCCTCAACATCGAACGAAAATCGATGCCTGACTTCGACATCGACTTCTGCATGGATCGACGCGGCGAGGTCATTGACTATGTGCGAAAGAAATATGGTGGTGCCAAATATGTGGCCCAGATCGTCACGTACGGAACAATGAAGGCGCGCGGAGTAATCCGCGACGTAGGCCGGGCATTGGACATCCCTTTTAGTGACGTTGACAAGATTGCCAAACTGGTACCGGACCAACTCAAGATGACGCTCGAAAAGGCACTTATTGAAGAGCCGCGACTGCAGGAGGCAGCCAATCAGGATCCACGGGTTAACGAGCTGATCACTGTCTCCAGAACACTTGAAGGTTTGGCACGTCACACAGGCACCCACGCCGCAGGTGTCGTTGTTTCGCCAGGTCCCATGACCAGGTTCCTGCCCACCTGCCGTGGCAGTAATGAAGAAACAGTCACTCAGTATGACATGAAACATACCGAGATGACCGGCCTGATTAAATTTGATTTTCTTGGTCTCAAGACCCTCACGGTAATCGATAAGGCTGTCAAACATATCAAATCGGACATAGGTATCGATCTTGACATCGACACCATCCCGCTGGACGATTCGAAAACCTTTAAACTTCTCTGCGACGGCGACGCCCAGGGCGTGTTCCAGCTGGAGAGTTCCGGCATGCGTGAACTGCTGGTGAAGATGGCGCCCGAACAGTTCAGCGACCTGGTCGCACTGGTCGCCCTCTACCGTCCCGGCCCGCTCGACTCCGGTATGGTTGACGACTTCGTGGAAACCAAGCATGGCCGTGCCACAGCCAACTATCCGCTGCCCCAGATTAAACCCGTTCTTGAAGAGACATACGGTGTTATCGTCTATCAGGAACAGGTCATGAAGATTGCCAATATCCTGGCCAGTTACTCCCTGGGCGATGCGGATATTCTCCGGCGGGCCATGGGTAAGAAGATCCCCGAAGTCATGGACGAAGAGAAAGTAAAGTTCATGAAGGGCGCTCTGGCCAATAAGATCGATGAGAAGAAAGCTGAATATATCTTCGATTTAATGGCCAAATTTGCTGGATACGGTTTTAACAAGTCCCACTCAGCCGCCTATGCTCTGGTCTCTTACCAGACTGCCTACCTGAAGGCACACTACCCTGCCCAGTTCATGGCCGCTCTGCTCAGTTGCGATATGACCAACACCGATAAGGTGGTCATGTATATCAGCGAGTGCAAGGAACATGACATTGAAGTACTTCCTCCCGATGTAAACGAGAGTTTCAAAGACTTTACGGTTATCGATGACCGGGTTCGTTTTGGCCTGGCCGCTGTGAAAAATGTTGGTGAATCCGCCCTCGACTCGATTATCGAAGAGCGCGAATCAAACGGCAAATTTTCCTCTCTTTCGAATTTCTGCAACAGGGTTGATTCCCGAAGGGTTAATTCAAGGGTAATCGAAGCATTGATCAAATCAGGCGCTATGGACTCCCTGGGGTGGAAGAGATCCCAGTATTTTGCCATTATCGACAAGGCCATGGAACAGGCAAAGGCTGTACAGCGCGATCTGCAAAGTGGTCAAATGTCCCTTTTTGGGGTAGCCCAGGAGGTTGGCGAGAAGACAGAAGTAAATGAAATCCTGCCACCGGATATCCCCGAGTGGGATGAGCGCACCAGACTGGCCCGAGAAAAGGAAACCGTAGGTTTTTACATCACGGGCCATCCGCTCGACGATGCCCTGCCGGAAATTCGTTCGGTTACCGATGCGGATATTCAGGGACTTGAGAACTGGGGTGATGAACAACCGGTTCGTGTTGGCGGCCTGATCAAGACCTGCAAGTATCACAAAACCAAGAAAGGTGACCCCATGGCCTTTCTCACGATGGAAGATATTCTGGAAACAGTTGAGGTAGTGGTATTCCCAAGCGCCTACCCACATTGCGAGCACCTCTTGCAGTCGTCCGACCCGGTAGTGGTCCAGGGAACTGTGCAGCAGGATGAGCGCGGGCCCAAGATTCTGGCGGAAAACATCGATACCCTCACTGATGCCCGGGAAAAATATACCGAAATGGTCAAGGTAAAGCTTGATGCGGACAAGATCAGCAGAAAGCAGATCGAGCAGGTCAAAAAGACCCTCTACCAGTTCCACGGCTCCTGCCCGTTGCGACTCACCTTGCACTTCCCCGGCAGAGGCGAGGTGGATATCGATCCCCCCCAGGACCTCACTATCAGGCCATGCCGGGAACTGACAGACCGGATGAAAGAAATTCTCGAATTCAATGCGGTCAGTTTCACCCGTAAACCAATTATGCTGACACCCCGCAAAAAGAAACAGTGGGGAAACGGTAAACCAGCTGGCAATTAA
- the hslV gene encoding ATP-dependent protease subunit HslV: MKIRSTTILAVRHKGEVVIAGDGQVSLGNTVMKHDARKVRRLYKDQVIVGFAGATADAFTLFEKLEQKLEQYNGNLMRASVELAKDWRMDKMLRRLEAMIIAVDKDHSLLLSGTGDVIEPDNGVLAIGSGGPYAQAAALALVQKSDLGAEEIARTSLEIAGSICVYTNQSIVVEKI, translated from the coding sequence ATGAAAATCAGATCAACAACAATTCTGGCGGTACGGCATAAAGGCGAAGTCGTAATCGCAGGTGACGGCCAGGTCTCTTTAGGCAACACCGTCATGAAACACGATGCCCGTAAAGTACGCCGTTTGTATAAAGACCAGGTAATAGTTGGTTTTGCCGGTGCTACTGCAGATGCCTTTACCCTTTTTGAGAAGCTCGAGCAGAAGCTGGAGCAGTATAACGGTAATCTCATGCGCGCATCTGTTGAACTTGCCAAAGACTGGCGAATGGACAAAATGCTCAGAAGGCTGGAGGCAATGATCATTGCCGTGGATAAGGACCATTCCTTGCTGCTCAGCGGCACCGGAGATGTCATCGAGCCGGATAATGGCGTTCTGGCAATTGGATCAGGCGGTCCATACGCCCAGGCGGCAGCACTTGCCCTGGTGCAGAAAAGTGATCTGGGAGCAGAAGAGATCGCCAGGACCAGTCTTGAGATCGCCGGCTCAATCTGCGTTTACACTAATCAATCAATTGTTGTTGAGAAAATATGA
- a CDS encoding NAD(P)/FAD-dependent oxidoreductase: MSKADGPKGAILQRDKKTYAIVPRIPAGVITRENLKAITDVVDKYDIPIVKITSGHRLALVGMPEEQIMPIYEDLGMIEGKAMELCLHYVQACPGTEVCKFGIQDSLGFGMKLEEIFSGIEMPAKFKVGVSGCPFLCAESLVRDLGLIGKKKGWTLVFGGNSGRKVREADVLAEDLSEDEAIELSRKCIDFYKANAKKKERASTFVARIGVEELKKAVLQ, from the coding sequence ATGTCCAAAGCAGACGGTCCCAAAGGCGCTATCTTACAACGAGATAAAAAAACCTACGCCATCGTCCCACGTATACCTGCAGGTGTGATCACCCGGGAAAACCTCAAAGCCATCACAGATGTGGTTGATAAGTACGATATCCCAATTGTAAAAATCACCTCCGGACATCGTTTGGCTCTTGTTGGTATGCCTGAAGAACAGATTATGCCGATTTATGAAGATCTCGGTATGATTGAAGGCAAGGCAATGGAGCTTTGTCTCCACTATGTACAGGCCTGCCCGGGAACCGAAGTGTGTAAATTCGGTATCCAGGATTCCCTTGGCTTTGGTATGAAGCTTGAGGAAATATTCTCCGGTATCGAGATGCCTGCCAAATTTAAAGTGGGTGTATCGGGCTGCCCATTTCTTTGCGCAGAGAGCCTGGTCCGTGACCTCGGCCTGATTGGCAAGAAAAAAGGCTGGACTCTGGTATTCGGCGGAAACTCCGGTCGAAAAGTACGTGAAGCCGACGTGCTGGCTGAAGATCTGTCTGAAGACGAAGCTATCGAACTGTCACGTAAATGCATTGACTTCTATAAGGCGAATGCAAAAAAGAAAGAACGTGCCAGCACCTTCGTCGCCCGAATTGGTGTTGAAGAGCTTAAAAAGGCGGTTCTCCAATAG
- the nhaA gene encoding Na+/H+ antiporter NhaA, which produces MINEKDSFISKFFKLESAGGLTLMFAAALAVILANSPLKIYYDMLLGTPVQVRIGALDIAKPLLLWINDGLMAVFFFLVGLELKREVLEGELADKRNIILPGIGAIGGMAIPALVYIFFNSGDPVAMKGWAIPAATDIAFALGVLSLLGSRVPIALKVFLTSLAIFDDVGAILIIALFYTSELSIAALVAVALCLPILYVLNKRGVASKSPYLIIGIILWTCMLKSGVHATLAGVLMAMFIPLRDKTNPESSPLKELEHDLHTTVAFLVLPVFAFANAGISVSGMTAEHLLHGVPVGVALGLFFGKQIGVFGFCWAAIKMGWADMPKGMNFKSLYATAALCGIGFTMSLFIGSLAFEGAADMALVFDERLGIIIGSLASGIFGYLLLKSTLKDNEVQQ; this is translated from the coding sequence ATGATAAACGAGAAGGATTCGTTCATATCGAAGTTTTTTAAGCTGGAGTCAGCGGGAGGTCTCACGCTGATGTTCGCAGCGGCACTGGCTGTAATTCTAGCGAACTCACCGTTGAAGATCTATTACGACATGTTGTTGGGCACCCCCGTGCAGGTGCGGATTGGTGCATTGGATATTGCCAAACCACTGCTGCTGTGGATTAACGATGGTCTGATGGCTGTCTTTTTCTTTCTGGTCGGGCTGGAGCTGAAGCGGGAGGTGCTTGAAGGCGAACTGGCCGATAAGCGTAATATCATTCTGCCGGGTATTGGCGCAATTGGCGGTATGGCCATCCCTGCCCTTGTTTACATCTTTTTTAACTCCGGCGACCCGGTGGCAATGAAAGGTTGGGCAATTCCGGCCGCCACCGATATTGCTTTTGCGCTCGGTGTGCTCTCTTTACTTGGTTCCAGAGTACCGATTGCGCTCAAGGTGTTCCTTACTTCACTGGCAATTTTTGATGACGTTGGGGCGATTCTCATTATTGCTTTGTTCTATACCTCAGAGCTCTCTATAGCGGCACTGGTTGCGGTTGCTCTTTGTCTGCCTATTCTCTACGTGCTCAATAAGCGTGGGGTGGCATCTAAGAGTCCGTATCTCATTATCGGCATCATACTCTGGACCTGTATGCTGAAATCCGGTGTTCATGCGACGCTGGCCGGTGTTTTGATGGCGATGTTCATTCCGCTTAGAGATAAGACAAACCCTGAGAGTTCTCCGCTGAAGGAACTCGAGCATGATCTGCACACAACTGTCGCATTCCTGGTTCTGCCGGTCTTTGCATTCGCTAACGCAGGTATCAGCGTCTCCGGCATGACCGCCGAGCACCTCCTGCATGGAGTTCCGGTGGGTGTTGCTCTGGGACTTTTCTTTGGTAAGCAGATTGGTGTTTTCGGATTCTGCTGGGCCGCTATTAAAATGGGCTGGGCCGATATGCCGAAAGGCATGAATTTCAAGTCACTCTACGCTACAGCGGCGCTTTGTGGTATCGGTTTTACCATGAGTCTCTTTATCGGTTCGCTGGCTTTTGAGGGGGCTGCGGATATGGCACTGGTATTTGATGAACGCCTTGGAATCATAATCGGTTCCCTTGCCTCGGGTATTTTCGGGTATTTACTCTTGAAATCCACCTTGAAAGATAACGAAGTACAGCAGTGA
- the xerC gene encoding tyrosine recombinase XerC → MHKAIRQFVRWLEVEKGYSEHTISGYSRDLHEFMRFLGEDPEVRQIDSNQVRSFVVSMHGVNSGATVGRKLSALRSFFRFLIRNKVIKADPLIGVTGPKVGQAIPVFLTVDETFALLEAPGEEDTFRLRDTAMLELLYSTGMRVSELVSRNLTDLDFNEEVLKVRGKGNKERIVPVGRPALEALNAWLPLRQHLLFACAARGKQAATEALFLNNRGGRLTARSVERFVRAYGERAGITQIVTPHALRHSFATHMLEMGADLRSVQELLGHASLSTTQRYTHLTLDHLTDVYDKAHPLSTGE, encoded by the coding sequence ATGCATAAGGCTATCAGACAATTCGTTCGTTGGCTCGAAGTTGAAAAGGGATATTCTGAGCACACTATAAGCGGTTATAGCCGTGACCTCCATGAGTTTATGCGTTTTCTAGGAGAAGATCCTGAAGTCCGTCAGATAGATTCAAACCAGGTGCGTTCATTTGTGGTGAGCATGCATGGTGTCAACAGTGGTGCAACAGTTGGCAGAAAGTTATCAGCTCTCCGTTCTTTTTTCAGGTTCCTGATCCGTAATAAAGTGATCAAGGCGGATCCTCTGATCGGAGTCACCGGGCCGAAGGTCGGCCAGGCTATTCCGGTATTCCTGACAGTGGATGAAACGTTTGCCCTTCTCGAGGCACCGGGAGAGGAGGATACGTTTCGTCTGCGTGATACAGCGATGCTCGAGTTGCTCTACTCGACAGGCATGCGTGTTTCCGAGCTTGTTTCCCGAAATTTAACAGATCTTGATTTCAATGAGGAAGTGCTTAAGGTGAGGGGCAAAGGAAATAAGGAGCGAATTGTTCCTGTTGGAAGACCTGCCCTGGAAGCTTTGAATGCATGGCTTCCATTGCGTCAGCACCTGCTCTTCGCTTGTGCTGCAAGGGGAAAACAAGCAGCTACTGAGGCCCTGTTTTTGAATAACAGGGGAGGTAGGCTCACTGCTCGCAGTGTAGAACGTTTCGTCCGGGCTTATGGAGAAAGGGCCGGGATAACCCAGATAGTCACCCCTCATGCATTGCGGCATTCATTTGCCACCCACATGCTTGAGATGGGGGCGGATTTGCGTTCAGTTCAGGAGCTTTTGGGCCACGCAAGTTTGTCCACGACCCAGCGTTATACCCACCTCACCCTCGATCATCTGACGGATGTCTACGACAAAGCGCACCCGCTCTCCACTGGAGAGTGA
- a CDS encoding pentapeptide repeat-containing protein, with amino-acid sequence MVCKASILYLLAAMMLISGCGPNTVSQMKKAGISPLNANSVETLIIDQTLHFEARDFNANLSFHNGGMLSARNNANATDTGTWDITTENMLCLTFKTWYFGDTNCYTLYLEEDQQRYILFTKNGARYYTVKRLNASKVGRLRPKDMTKTHVTNRNTPLNSPNIQYDSDTNGAMSSSHPNRSEFKFLVASTARDCPGCDLSGLDLSESDLSDAILSKAILSGTNLHSSDLRRADLSGADLSGANLTAANLSKATLRNCNLRNADLSGANLTMADFTGSDVTGTIFQATHLDRTTGIH; translated from the coding sequence ATGGTTTGCAAAGCCTCAATATTATATCTGCTAGCAGCGATGATGCTTATCTCCGGCTGCGGTCCTAACACTGTCTCGCAGATGAAAAAGGCAGGCATATCGCCGCTTAATGCGAATTCTGTAGAGACATTGATCATTGACCAGACGTTACATTTCGAAGCTCGTGATTTTAATGCAAACCTTTCTTTTCATAATGGAGGCATGCTGAGCGCCCGTAACAATGCAAATGCTACAGATACCGGCACCTGGGATATAACCACCGAAAACATGCTCTGTTTAACATTCAAAACATGGTACTTCGGCGATACGAACTGTTACACTCTCTACTTGGAAGAAGACCAGCAGCGTTACATCCTCTTCACCAAAAACGGAGCCAGATATTACACTGTAAAACGCCTCAACGCAAGCAAAGTCGGAAGGTTGAGGCCAAAAGACATGACGAAAACACATGTTACAAATCGTAACACACCTCTTAATAGCCCCAATATACAATACGATTCAGATACCAACGGGGCCATGTCGTCCTCTCACCCAAACAGGTCGGAATTCAAATTTTTAGTTGCTTCCACTGCCCGGGATTGTCCGGGATGTGATCTGTCGGGACTCGACTTGAGCGAGTCAGATCTTTCAGACGCGATATTGTCAAAAGCCATTCTATCAGGTACAAATCTCCATTCATCGGATCTTCGCCGGGCTGACCTTTCAGGCGCCGACCTCTCCGGTGCAAATCTTACAGCAGCCAACCTAAGTAAAGCGACGCTCAGAAACTGCAATCTTCGTAATGCCGATCTCAGCGGAGCCAATCTTACCATGGCCGATTTCACCGGTTCAGACGTAACCGGAACCATATTCCAGGCCACCCACCTGGACAGAACTACAGGAATACACTGA
- a CDS encoding response regulator: protein MDKELKDKYQKLLVENQILLQELLVARKAADITADLVAEQFANLDVVVKDLDTRARNEKNLREEMSLARREAEAANVAKSDFLANMSHEIRTPMNGIIGMTDLVLGTLLDENQRQSLNLVKRSANRLLQVINDILDFSKIESGKMRLDPVDFDLKDLLDNCMAMFALSAKEKGISLKCKQSPDLPRYIRTDSIRLMQILINLISNGVKFTDRGTVTLEVSCLNHKAGNEAYIKFSVIDTGIGIEPHKQNLIFESFSQADSSMTRKYGGTGLGLAISSKLSELMGSRIYLESTPGEGSIFWFVSIVELVPEKNNEIASATSLISPPDNAVRLPPGIRVLLAEDEPINQTLAVALLTKMGTSVTAVSDGLAVLREISANSYDLVLMDLQMPKLNGFDTTRAIRELDGPAAITPIVALTAHARAEDRQKCLQAGMDDYLSKPIDFAQLETTLYRQLSHRKVMLLETD from the coding sequence TATCAAAAACTTCTCGTGGAAAACCAGATACTCTTGCAGGAACTGCTTGTTGCCAGGAAAGCCGCCGACATAACGGCTGACCTCGTCGCTGAACAGTTTGCCAATCTTGATGTCGTGGTAAAAGACCTCGACACCCGTGCGCGAAATGAAAAAAACCTACGAGAGGAGATGAGCCTGGCACGACGTGAGGCTGAAGCGGCCAACGTGGCCAAAAGTGATTTTCTGGCCAACATGAGTCACGAGATCAGGACACCGATGAATGGAATTATCGGCATGACAGACCTGGTGCTTGGCACCCTGCTCGATGAAAATCAGCGGCAGTCCCTGAACCTTGTTAAACGTTCAGCCAACCGTCTCCTGCAGGTAATCAACGACATCCTCGACTTTTCCAAAATTGAATCCGGCAAAATGCGTCTGGATCCGGTGGATTTCGACCTCAAGGATTTACTGGACAACTGTATGGCGATGTTTGCCCTTTCGGCGAAAGAAAAAGGTATCTCACTCAAGTGCAAACAAAGCCCTGATCTGCCCAGATATATCCGCACCGACTCCATACGACTTATGCAGATTCTGATCAACCTGATCTCGAACGGGGTTAAATTTACCGACAGAGGCACTGTAACCCTTGAAGTTTCCTGCCTGAACCATAAAGCTGGCAACGAAGCCTATATAAAATTCAGCGTGATAGATACAGGTATAGGCATAGAGCCCCACAAACAAAATCTCATATTCGAATCATTTAGCCAGGCAGACTCATCCATGACCAGAAAATATGGTGGTACAGGACTCGGCCTGGCAATATCTTCTAAACTTTCAGAGTTGATGGGCAGCAGGATTTATCTGGAATCCACCCCTGGTGAAGGATCAATATTCTGGTTTGTCTCAATCGTTGAATTGGTACCGGAAAAAAATAACGAGATCGCCTCTGCCACTTCACTGATCAGCCCCCCGGACAATGCAGTACGACTGCCACCCGGAATACGAGTCTTGCTCGCTGAAGATGAACCTATCAATCAGACCCTCGCTGTCGCTTTGCTCACCAAAATGGGCACTTCTGTAACAGCAGTCTCTGATGGCCTGGCAGTGTTACGCGAGATTTCTGCAAACAGCTATGATCTGGTACTTATGGATCTCCAGATGCCGAAGCTGAATGGTTTTGATACCACCAGAGCTATACGGGAACTCGACGGCCCTGCAGCTATTACTCCCATAGTTGCTCTCACCGCGCATGCACGTGCAGAAGACAGGCAAAAATGTCTTCAGGCAGGCATGGATGATTACCTGAGTAAACCCATAGACTTCGCCCAGCTCGAAACCACTCTCTACCGACAACTCAGCCACCGCAAAGTCATGCTCCTGGAGACCGATTAA